GATCGGCCACTACGCCGACATCAAGGCCATGCCCCAGGCCTACCAGTACAGCCGTACCTTCTTCGAGCGCTGGTACACCCCGGACAACGTGATGCTCGTCGTCGTCGGTGACTTCAACGACGACACGCTCATGCAGGCGGTGCGCAAGCACTACGGCCCGTGGGACCGCAAGAGCGCCACCGTCACCGTGCCCACCGAGCCGCCCCAGACGCAGGAGCGCTCCGTCCACATCGACTGGCCCCAGAGCACCCAGCCACGCCACATCTTCGCCTGGCGCACCCCCGCCTCCCGGCTCGACACCGCTGACGCCGCCATCCAGACGGTGCTCGCCGACTACCTCGTCGGCCCCACCAGCCCGCTCTACAAGGAGCTCGTGCTGGACAAGCAGCTCGCGCAGCAGCTCATCGGCGACTTCTCCATCCACCGGGATCCACACCTCTTCAGCCTCATCGCCATCCTCCAGGAGGAGGGCCACCGCGCCGCCGTCCGCGAGGCCTTCAATGCCGCCGTGAGGGAGCTGGCCACCGGCAAGGTGGACGCCGGCCGTGTCGAGGCCATCAAGAGCAACACCCGCTACGGGCTCCTCATGGGCATGGAGACGGCCAAGTCCGTGGCCACCCAGGTGTCCTATTACGCCGGCATCTTCGGCACGCCGGACGCGCTCGCCCGCCACTCCCAGAAGGTCTCCGAGGTGAAGCCGGGAGACCTCATCACCTTCGCCAAGAAGTACCTCACCGCCGCCAACCGCACCCAGCTCACGCTCACCCCCAAGCAGGCCGGAGGCCAGAACTGATGCGTCCCCTCGTGTCCCGCTCCCTCGCCCTCTGCGCCGTGCTGTGCCTCGGCGGCTGCGCCACCACCTCCCAGACCGCGCCCGCTCCCGAGGCGCCCCCGCCCCAGGCCGAACAGCAGGCCCAGGCTCCCGCCGAGCCCCAGGCGCCCGCGTCCGTCCCCGCCTCGCCCCTGAAGCGCCCCGAGCCCCTCCAGCTCGTCGTCCAGGCCAACCCGGCCAGCCCCATCGTCAGCTTCCGGCTCGTCTTCCACGCGGGCTCGGTGGATGACCCCCAGGGCAAGGAGGGCCTCACCTCCCTCACCGCGGACCTCTTGTCCGAGGGCGGCACGCAGAGCCTCACCTCGGCCCAGCTGCTCGAGGTCCTCTTCCCCATGGCCGCCGAGCTGAGCTCCTCCACCGACAAGGAGTTCACCGTCTTCGCCGGCCGCGTCCACAAGGACCACCTGTCACGCTTCCTCGATCTCTTCACCGACGTGCTGCTCAAGCCGCGCCTGTCGCCCCAGGAGTTCGAGCGGCTGCGCGCGCGGGCCCTCAGCGATGTCCGCAACGGGCTGCGCAGCGAGAACGACGAGCTGCTCGGCAAGGTGGCGCTCGACGCGCTCCTCTACCAGGGCCACCCCTACGCGCACTTCGTGGGCGGCACCGAGAAGGGGCTCGAGTCCATCACCCTGGAGGACGTGAAGGCCCACGCGGCGCGCGTCTTCACCCAGGACCGGCTCGTCATCGGCCTGGCGGGCCCCGTGGACGAGGCGCTCCAGAAGACCGTCGTCTCGCGCCTGTCCGCGCTGCCGGCCACCGGCGCCCCGCGCGTGGAGCTGCCCGCCGTGCCCACCACCGGGGGCCGCGCCCTCGTGGTGCAGAAGCCCACCCTCTCCACCGCCGTCTCCCTGGGCTACGTCACGCCCCTGCGCCGGGGGCATCCGGACTACTTCTCCGTGGCCCTCGCCCTCTCGTACCTCGGCGAGCACCGCCAGTCCTCCGGCGTCCTCTTCAACGAGCTGCGCGAGAAGCGCGGCCTCAACTACGGCGACTACGCCTACGCCGAGCACTTCATCGAGCAGCCCGGCACCACCTACAACCGCACCAACATCGCGCGCACCCAGCAGGACCTCTCCGTGTGGATCCGCCCCGTGGTGCCCGCCAACGGCGTGTTCGCCACCCGCGGCGCCCTCTACTTCCTGGACCGGCTGGTGAAGCAGGGGATTCCCCAGGAGAAGTTCGAGCTCAGCCGCGGCTTCCTCCTGGGCTACACGCGCCTGTGGGAGCAGACGGATCAGCGCCGGCTCGGCTACGCCATCGACTCGCTCTTCTACGGCACGCCCGGCTTCCTGGAGGAGTACCGCGCCGCGCTCGCGAAGATGACCCCCGAATCCGTGCACGCCGCCGTCCGCCGGCAGCTGCGCCCCGAGGCCCTCAACTTCGCCTTCGTCACCCAGGACGCCCAGGAGCTCGCGAGGAACCTCGAGGAGCAGCCGCCCTCGCCCATCACCTACGCCTCGGCCAAGCCTCCCGCGCTCCTGGAGGACGACAAGGCCATCAGCACCTGGCCCCTGCCCATCCGGGCCGAGTCCATCCAGGTGGTGAAGGCGCAGTCCTTCATGGAGAAGTAGCGCGAGGCTGTAGCGAGCAGGCACTCTCGCGGGGGTTTTCTTTCGCCCCCCGGGAGTGGGTGGTATGAGCCGAGCCACTGATGGGCCCGAATTTCCGGGCCTCTCCCTGGGAGCGGTCCTTGCGAAGCGCAGCAGCCCGACTCGCAGTGGTGTGCCTGCTGCTGGCCGGTGCCGCGGCGCGGGCGGACCATGATCCCTTCGCGCGCGGCTTCGATGCCGTGCCGCTGAAGGCCACCCCTGCCCAGAGGAGCGGCATCGCCCTCGAGGGTGCCAGAGCCGAGCCCGCCGGCAGTTTCCGGGGTGCCCTGCTCCTCGACTACAACCGCGGCCTCCTCGCCCTCAAGCTGGGCGACGAGAAGCTGGGGGACCTGCTCCCCTACCGGCTGGATGCCCACGCGCTCTTCGCCTGGCAGCTGCACCGCCGGCTGGAGCTCGCCGCGGACGTGCCCTTCACCCTCACCCAGGGGGATGGCTTCCAGCTGCTGCGCGACAGCCTCAATGCCCCGGACTTCCCCGGCGCCGCCGGAGTCAGCCGGTTCGGCTTCGGCGACGTGAGGCTCCAGCCCCGCGCCTTCCTCCTGCTGCCCGAGGAGTTCCCCGTGGGTGTCGCCCTCTCCGCCGAGGTGCGTCTGCCCACCGGAGATGGCGGCAGCTTCCTCGGGGAGCGGAGCGTGCTGGTGGCTCCCCGGATCGCCGTGGAGCGCGCCTTCGGGCCGGTGCGCGTGCTGGGCAACCTGGGCATGCGCCTGCGCCCGCAGCATGCGCAGTACCTCAACCTCTACGTGGGCAACGAGGTGACGTTCGGCGGCGGCGCCGTGGTGAACCTGCCCGACGTGGGCCGCTTCACCGACGTGCAGGCCATCGCCGAGATGCACCTGGCCACGCCCGCCGCGGCGCCCTTCAACTTCCGCCAGGCCGACTCCCTCAAGACGCCCTGGGAGGTGCTCGGCGGCGTGCGCGCCCACTTCTACGGGGGCTGGGGCGTGGAGCTGAACGTGGGCCGTGGCGTGACGCTCGGAAGCGGCTACGGCCGCGAGGAGCTGCGCGTCATGTTCGCCCTGCGCTACGACGAGCTCTTCATCGACTCGGATGGCGACGGCGTGCCCGACTCGCGCGACCGGTGCCCCATGGAGGCCGAGGACCTGGATGGCTTCGGGGACAACGACGGCTGCCCGGATCCGGACAACGACGGCGATGGCGTCACGGATGGCGAGGACCAGTGCCCCAACTCCGCGGGCGCCAAGGCCGACGGGGGCTGCGGGGACTCGGATGGCGACGGCGTGCCCGATGGCCAGGATCTCTGCCCCTACATGGTCGGTCCCAAGAGCTATGACGGCTGCCCGGACACCGACGGTGACGAGGTGCCCGACAACGTGGACAAGTGCCCCGACCAGTCCGGTCCCCCCGAGGCCGATGGCTGCCCCATCGACAACCCCCCGCTCGTGGTCATCGAGTCGGACCGCATCCGCATCAAGGGCAACATCCTCTTCGAGACAGGCTCCGCCACCATCCAGAAGCAGTCGCTCAAGCTGCTCGACGAGGTGGCCGTGGTGCTCGACCGCAACCCGGAGCTGGGGCCCGTGCTCATCGAGGGTCACACCGACAACGTCGGCTCCGACACGCTCAACCTGAACCTGTCCCAGCGGCGCTCGCAGTCGGTGATGGACTACCTCGTCTCCAAGGGCATCGAGTCCCACCGCCTGCGCGCCAAGGGCTTCGGTGAGTCCAAGCCCATCGCGACCAACGCCACCGCGCTCGGCCGCGCCAAGAACCGCCGCGTCGACTTCCGTCTCATCAAGTCGGAGATCGAGACGCCCGCGCGCACCGTCCCCGCCGACAAGAAGGGCGAGGGCGACGCCGGGAAGCGGTGAGCGGGAGCCGGCTCCGGGCGTGTGGCACCCGCCTAGAGCCGGCGCAGGTACTGAATCGTTTCCTGCTCCTGGGCGGACGTCCACCCCTCGTCGAGCAGGCGGATCAGGAGCTCTCGCAAGCTCCGGTCCTGGCGCAGCTGCCGAGTGAGCGTGGCGTCCTGACGTGCGAGCCGCACGAACTCGAGAGCGATATCGTCGGCGTCCGTGGTGTAGTCGTGGTCGAGGCTCTGGAAGACCGCCTGCACGAACCGGGGATTCGTCAGTTGCTCCCTGGCCAGCGCCCGCGCCATGCCGGCCTCGTCCACACCCGTCCAGAAGTTCGTGAACCGTGACACGAACTGCCGCGTCCGCGGGTCGCTGGTCCCCGCCGACTCCACATAGGCGTGGTCCGCCAACATGGCGCCCAGGATGCCGCCCACGAGCGCTCCCACCGCCACGCCCACGGGCCCTGCCCAGATGCCACCCGCCGCCCCCATCGCCGCTCCGCCCACGAAGCTCCCGCCCAGCCCTCCCGCGACGCTCGCTGTCTCCCGTCCCGTCTGCCACCACGGGTTCTCCGCGGTTCCGATGTTGTAGGCCGCAATCGCCAGGGTGGCGATCCAGAGCCCACGCGCCGCCCAGCGCAGCCGCGGGATCTTCTGCGTGACACTCGGCCGGGAGCGGCCCGAGCTCTCGATGACCTCCTGGAACACCTGACGTTGCTGATTGCCATCGAGCGACTGGAAGGGCCGCCCCTTGAGGCCCAGTTTCTCCATGGCCTTGGCGATCGCCTTCTCGAGCGTCAGCCCCTTGTCCTTCAACTGCTGGGCAAGGGCCCTGCCCAGATCCAGATCCCGATGCCGCTGCATCTCGAGGATCTGATTGCGCGCCTCGTTCGCGAGCTTCGCGCCCTTTTCGGCCGTCAGCTCACCGGCCTCGACAGCCGCGCGAATGCTCTGACTCATCTCCCGGATCTGCTCGATGTACGAGGAGCGGACCTGCGCCATGCGAATCACGCGGATGGCGAAGTTGTTCGCGGTCACCTCCAGGTCCCTCAACGCTGTCTCGAGTCTCTGGTCAGGCATCACGCCCCCTCTTTCCGAGCCACGGTGACGGCGAGCCGATGCTTCGCCCACCGCCGTTTGTATTTCCAGCCCGCCGGGGGGAAGAGCCGGAAACCCGCCTGCTTCGCCACTTCGAGCCGGTAGAGAAACCCGTTCTGGAAGAACTCGAACTCGACCCACTCCGCCCCCAACGACCGGAGCGCGAGGATTCCCGGGGAGAAGGTAGCGCCCGCCTCCAAGGCGTCCTCGAGCCCGCCATCGCGCCCGAGCAGATACACGTGCAGCCCCTCGTCATAGGGGCTGTCCTCGGTCATCCACAGGAGGCCACTGCCATCTCCCAGCTCGAACTGTGCTTCCAGGCGCACGCCGGTGACCGTGAACCCGAGGGGCACCCCGTCCCGCGTCACCCGCACCAGGTGGCTCGCCGGATCCACTTCCACGAGTGAATATCGCTGAACCTCGCGCATCGTCATGGCGAGGATAGCAAAGACCTCACGCAGTGTTCACCACGGGCCTGGCCAAGAAAGCTGTTTTAACTTGGATTACTCAATTTGCATCGACAACAGTGGACCAGTGCTCGTCAACCACCGCGTCTGCGGCCACCGGGACTGGGGCCGCGGGGCGAGCTGCGTCCGCACCGCCTGCCCGGGCATCAACGTCTACAAGCGCCTGCCCGCCATCCGCGAGCAGGCCGCCGCGCTCATCCCGCACATCCAGGACTTCCACCTGATGGAGCTCCTCAAGCGCGGGTGAGCGGGGGGCCGGGAGCAATCCCCCCGGCCTTTCTCCTATAGTACCGGGAGCAGCCTTCCTCCCCCCCTCCCGGAGATGCGATGTCGAAGAGCCCCCGCCTGGCTTCCCAGGGTCTGTCCCATCAAGACGTGCTCGCCCGGATGCGCGCGATGCGCACCGAGGATGCGCGCTGGCAGGAGGGCCGGACGTGGAGCCTCGTCTACAACGCGGGCGAGGACATCCGCCGGGTGGCAGCCGAGGCCTACACCGAGTTCATGTCGGAGAACGGCCTCAGCCCCCTGGCCTTCCCCAGCCTGAGGCGCTTCGAGGCCGAGGTGCTCGCCATCGCGGCCGAGCTCTTCCACGGCCCCACCGCCGCCGGAACGATGACGTCCGGAGGCACCGAGTCCATCCTCATGGCCGTCAAGACGGCCCGTGACTTCGCCCGCGCCGAGCGGGGCATCTCCGAGCCGGAGCTGGTGCTGCCCGCCTCCGTCCACCCCGCCTTCCAGAAGGCCGCCCACTACTTCGGGGTGAAGCCCATCAACGTCCCCGTGGGGCCCGACTTCCGCGCGGACGTGGCCGCCATGCGCGCCGCCGTGGGCCCGCGCACCGTGCTCGTCGTGGGCTCGGCGCCTTCCTATCCGCACGGGGTGATGGACCCCATCTCCGAGCTCGCCGCCATGGCCCAGGAGAAGGGTGTCCTCTTCCACGTGGATGCCTGTCTCGGAGGCTTCCTGCTGCCCTTCGCAAAGCGGCTCGGCCACGGCATCCCCGACTTCGACTTCACCGTGCCCGGCGTCACCAGCCTGTCGGCGGACCTGCACAAGTACGGCTACGCCGCCAAGGGCGCCTCCATCGTCCTCTACCGCACCCCCGAGCTGCGCCGGCACCAGTTCTTCACCTACGCCGGTTGGAGCGGCGGCATCTACGCCTCGCCCTCCATGGCCGGCACCCGCCCCGGGGGCGCCATCGCCGCGGCCTGGGCCATCCTCAAGTACCTCGGCGAGGAGGGGTACCTGCGGCTGGCCCGCACGGTGCTCGACACCTCGAAGGCCCTGCGCGAGGGCATCTCCGCCGTGCCCGGGTTGAAGCTGCTGGGCAAGCCTTCGCTCAGCATCTTCGCCTTCACCTCGGACACCCTGGACATCTACGCACTGGGTGATGCCATGGAGGCGCGCGGCTGGAAGCTGGACCGGCAGATGATGCCTCCCGCGCTGCACCTGATGGTGACGCCGGCCCATGCCGCGGTGGTGGAGCCCTTCCTCGCGGACCTGCGCGCGTGCGCCGCCAGCCTCGCCTCCGGAGAGCCCGCGCCGGATGGCAGCGCGGCCATGTACGGCATGCTCGGCGCCCTCCCCGACCCCAAGGACGCCGAGGGCTTCATCCTTCAATTCATGGACGGGCTGTACGACGTCTCCGAGCAGGAGTGAGCCCATGACCGCGATGGGGCTCTTCCAGGTACTGGCGCTCGTGGGCTTCCCCGGGCTCTCCCTGCTCGCCGCGCGCCACCTCAAGCCCGTGGCCTGGGTGGGCCCCGTGGTCGTCTGTTACGCCTTCGGCATCATCCTCGGCAACCTCCCGGGGCTGGGGCTGCAGGAGCGGCTGAGCCTCTCGGTCAGCGAGGCCGCCGTTCCCCTGGCCATTCCCCTGCTCCTCTTCACCACGAACGTGCCCCGGTGGCTGCGGCTCGCGCGGCCCACGCTGCTGTCCTTCGGACTGGCGTGTCTGTCCGCCATGGTGAGCGCCGCCGTCGTGGGCTTCGCCTTGTCGGACCGCTCGGACGAGTGGTGGAAGATGTCCGGCATGCTGGTGGGCGTCTACACCGGCGGCACCGCCAACATGAACGCCATCGGCCTGGCGCTCCACGTCCGCGAGGAGACCCTCATCCTCCTCAACACCGCGGACATCGTCGTCGGCGCCGTCTACCTCCTCATCCTGGTGACGGTGGCCCAGCGGATCGCCCTGCTCTTCCTGCCGCGCTTCCCGAATGCCACCGGCTGGGACGAGGGCGAGGCACAGGAGGCGGAAGGCACCGGGGGCTTCACCTGGAGCCAGGCGCGCGGCATGGCGCTGGCCTTCCTCCTCGCCGCGCTCATCGTGGGCGGGTCCGTGGGAGGGACGCTCCTGGTGTTCGGCCGGATGGAGGCGCCCGTGGTGCTGCTGCTCATCACCTCGCTGAGCCTGGCCGCGTCCTTCAAGCCCGCGGTCCGTGAGTTGCCGGGCAGCTATGCGATGGGGGACTACGCACTGCTCGTCTTCTGCGTGGCCGTTGGCACGCTCGCGGACGCGAGCCGCATGCGGGACACGGGCCTCTTCGTCTTCGTCTTCTGCGCCGGCGTGGTGGTGCTCGCCGTGGGGCTGCACTTCGCCCTCGCCGCCCTCTTCCGCATCGACGCGGACACCGCCCTCATCACCTCCACCGCCACCATCTTCGGTCCGCCCTTCATCGGTCCGGTGGCGCGCGCGCTGCGCAACCGCGAGCTCATGGTGTCCGGCCTCACCACCGGCATCATGGGCTACGCCGTGGGCACCTATCTCGGACTCGCCGTGGCCTGGTTGCTGCGGCCCTGACGTACCTGGAGTCTTCCATGCATCCGACTCGGACGACGTGGGCAGTGGTGCTCTCCGCCGCGCTGGCCGCCGCTCCCGCGTGGGCGGAAGAGGCCCCCCCGCAAGCCCTCGAGGCCCCCGGCCCCGAGCCCATCCCCGCGCCACCGCCCGCCCCCGCGCCCCGGACGGGCTGGGGCGTGCAGGGCCTGCCGCTGGTCAACTTCAACAGCGACGAGGGCTTTGGTTACGGCGCGCGGTTGATGGTGGTGGACTCGGGTGACGGTACCCAGAAGCCCTACCGCCTGGCCTTCATCGCGCAGTTCTTCCAGACGACGAATGGGGTGGGCATGCACCGCCTCATCGTGGATGCGCCCGGTTTCCTGTCGTCCCCGTGGCGATTGACCACGGACGTCAGTCTGCTCAATGACCGGTTCTCGCCGTACTACGGCCTGGGGAGCGCGGCGGGGTATGAGCCCGCGTTCGCCGCGTGCGAGGACCGGGGAGCGCTGAAGTCGGACCCGAACGCCTGCCCGGGCAACCCGGACTTCCGCGGCCTGCGCTACTACACCTTCGAGCAGCGCTCCCTTCCGAGCGTGATGCTGAACGTGCGCCGGCCCCTGAGTGGTCCCTGGCAGGTGGCGCTGGGTTATCGCTTCCGTCTCACCACGGTACAGACGCGCTACAACGCGGAGGACCTGGGACAGGCGAGGGACTCGCGGCTGGTGGAGGACGCTCGCGCGGGGTTGCTCACCGGGCTGAATGGGGACTCGGACGCGCCGGCCTCCTTCCGCACCGCCGAAGTGACCGCCGGCCTGCTGTTGGATCTCCGCGACAACGAGCCGGCCCCGGTGCGCGGCATGTTCCACGAGCTCGCGCTGCGCGGGGCCACCGGGGTGACGGGCAGTGCCTTCTCGTACTGGGGCGCCACCGCCAACCTGCGCTTCTACCACCCCGTGTTCGACGACCGGCTCGTGGCCGCCCTGCGCCTCTTCGTCGATGTCATGGGCGGAGACGTCCCCTTCGTCCTGCTCTCCGCCTTCAGCGGCGTGGAGTGGCGCGAGGGCTGGGGCGGCATCGGCGGCGTGTACACCGCCCGCGGCATCCTCAAGAACCGGCTCCAGGGTCAGGTGAAGACGCTCGCCAACGGGGAGCTGCGCTGGAAGTTCCTCTCCGTGGCTCCGGGGAATCAGCGGCTGGACTTCACCCTCGTCGCGTTCCTCGACGCCGGACAGGCCTGGACGGACCTGCGCTTCCTCGACGGCGGGAGCCCTCGCTACGCGGGCGGCGGCGGACTTCGCATCGCCTGGGAGGACAACTTCATCCTCCGGCTCGACTACGGCGTCAGCCCGAGTGACGGAACCTCGGGCTTCTACCTGGACTTCAACCACCTGTTCTGATCACTGCCCCAGGGCGCGCTCGATGCGCGCCCGCAGCGCGGACTCGGAGAGCGCGCCCCGCTGCGCGTCCACCACCCGGCCCTCGCGGTCCAGGAAGTAGAGCGTCGGCAACGCCGTCACCTGGAACGCCGCCGCCATCTCGTCCGGCGCGTACACCACGTACGGCGCCAGGTCCGGCATCCGGCTCACCACGAACTCCTCCACGAACAGCGGCGCGTCCGGCATCTCGTCCCGGCTCGCCGCCACGAAGACGAGCCCCTTGGACTCGTACTCCTTGGCCAGCTTGATGAGCGACGGCATCTCCGCCTGGCACGGCGGGCACCACGTCGCCCAGAAGTCCAGCATCACCACCTTGCCCCGCAGATCCGCCAGCGACAGCTTCTTGCCGTCGTACGTCTGCATCGGCACCGACGGCGCCGTCGTCCCATCCGACGCCAGCCGCGCCCGCATCGCCTCCTGCACGCCCAGGTACCCCAACCCCGCCATGCCCAGCAGCGCCGTCACCACCAGCAGCCCCTTGCTCCACCCATGGCGCGCGGGTCCCGGCGCGCTCCCCTCGCCCACCTGCTCCGGCCGCCCCTCGGTGTCCGCGTTCCGCTGCTCCGTCACGTGCCTGCGCTCCTCGTCGTCTTCAACACCCGGTGCACCTGCTTCAGCACCCCCCGCACTCCCCGCCTCACCCCCGGCCTCCTCACCACCCACTCCGCCACCCCAGGCCCATACCGGTAGTACACCCGGATGAATTCCCGCCCCAGCCCGTGCTGGCGCAGCACCTCGTCCCGGAATTCCCGGAACGCCACCAGCTCCGGGGCCCCCTCGCCGAA
The sequence above is drawn from the Archangium gephyra genome and encodes:
- a CDS encoding M16 family metallopeptidase; this translates as MPRRFISLLLLLLGVTLPAAAAEQAASPFFPYPMKVDRLPNGLTVVRVPFNSPGLIAYQTVVRVGSRNEVEPGKTGFAHFFEHMMFKGTKNFPEGEREKVISTYGYDDNAFTSDDLTVYHSYGPTAGLEKLVEIEADRFRNLEYSEPSFQTEALAVLGEYHKSAAQPYLKIEEELGRTIFTKHPYGHTTIGHYADIKAMPQAYQYSRTFFERWYTPDNVMLVVVGDFNDDTLMQAVRKHYGPWDRKSATVTVPTEPPQTQERSVHIDWPQSTQPRHIFAWRTPASRLDTADAAIQTVLADYLVGPTSPLYKELVLDKQLAQQLIGDFSIHRDPHLFSLIAILQEEGHRAAVREAFNAAVRELATGKVDAGRVEAIKSNTRYGLLMGMETAKSVATQVSYYAGIFGTPDALARHSQKVSEVKPGDLITFAKKYLTAANRTQLTLTPKQAGGQN
- a CDS encoding M16 family metallopeptidase, whose amino-acid sequence is MRPLVSRSLALCAVLCLGGCATTSQTAPAPEAPPPQAEQQAQAPAEPQAPASVPASPLKRPEPLQLVVQANPASPIVSFRLVFHAGSVDDPQGKEGLTSLTADLLSEGGTQSLTSAQLLEVLFPMAAELSSSTDKEFTVFAGRVHKDHLSRFLDLFTDVLLKPRLSPQEFERLRARALSDVRNGLRSENDELLGKVALDALLYQGHPYAHFVGGTEKGLESITLEDVKAHAARVFTQDRLVIGLAGPVDEALQKTVVSRLSALPATGAPRVELPAVPTTGGRALVVQKPTLSTAVSLGYVTPLRRGHPDYFSVALALSYLGEHRQSSGVLFNELREKRGLNYGDYAYAEHFIEQPGTTYNRTNIARTQQDLSVWIRPVVPANGVFATRGALYFLDRLVKQGIPQEKFELSRGFLLGYTRLWEQTDQRRLGYAIDSLFYGTPGFLEEYRAALAKMTPESVHAAVRRQLRPEALNFAFVTQDAQELARNLEEQPPSPITYASAKPPALLEDDKAISTWPLPIRAESIQVVKAQSFMEK
- a CDS encoding OmpA family protein is translated as MGPNFRASPWERSLRSAAARLAVVCLLLAGAAARADHDPFARGFDAVPLKATPAQRSGIALEGARAEPAGSFRGALLLDYNRGLLALKLGDEKLGDLLPYRLDAHALFAWQLHRRLELAADVPFTLTQGDGFQLLRDSLNAPDFPGAAGVSRFGFGDVRLQPRAFLLLPEEFPVGVALSAEVRLPTGDGGSFLGERSVLVAPRIAVERAFGPVRVLGNLGMRLRPQHAQYLNLYVGNEVTFGGGAVVNLPDVGRFTDVQAIAEMHLATPAAAPFNFRQADSLKTPWEVLGGVRAHFYGGWGVELNVGRGVTLGSGYGREELRVMFALRYDELFIDSDGDGVPDSRDRCPMEAEDLDGFGDNDGCPDPDNDGDGVTDGEDQCPNSAGAKADGGCGDSDGDGVPDGQDLCPYMVGPKSYDGCPDTDGDEVPDNVDKCPDQSGPPEADGCPIDNPPLVVIESDRIRIKGNILFETGSATIQKQSLKLLDEVAVVLDRNPELGPVLIEGHTDNVGSDTLNLNLSQRRSQSVMDYLVSKGIESHRLRAKGFGESKPIATNATALGRAKNRRVDFRLIKSEIETPARTVPADKKGEGDAGKR
- a CDS encoding pyridoxal phosphate-dependent decarboxylase family protein; amino-acid sequence: MSKSPRLASQGLSHQDVLARMRAMRTEDARWQEGRTWSLVYNAGEDIRRVAAEAYTEFMSENGLSPLAFPSLRRFEAEVLAIAAELFHGPTAAGTMTSGGTESILMAVKTARDFARAERGISEPELVLPASVHPAFQKAAHYFGVKPINVPVGPDFRADVAAMRAAVGPRTVLVVGSAPSYPHGVMDPISELAAMAQEKGVLFHVDACLGGFLLPFAKRLGHGIPDFDFTVPGVTSLSADLHKYGYAAKGASIVLYRTPELRRHQFFTYAGWSGGIYASPSMAGTRPGGAIAAAWAILKYLGEEGYLRLARTVLDTSKALREGISAVPGLKLLGKPSLSIFAFTSDTLDIYALGDAMEARGWKLDRQMMPPALHLMVTPAHAAVVEPFLADLRACAASLASGEPAPDGSAAMYGMLGALPDPKDAEGFILQFMDGLYDVSEQE
- a CDS encoding DUF819 family protein — its product is MTAMGLFQVLALVGFPGLSLLAARHLKPVAWVGPVVVCYAFGIILGNLPGLGLQERLSLSVSEAAVPLAIPLLLFTTNVPRWLRLARPTLLSFGLACLSAMVSAAVVGFALSDRSDEWWKMSGMLVGVYTGGTANMNAIGLALHVREETLILLNTADIVVGAVYLLILVTVAQRIALLFLPRFPNATGWDEGEAQEAEGTGGFTWSQARGMALAFLLAALIVGGSVGGTLLVFGRMEAPVVLLLITSLSLAASFKPAVRELPGSYAMGDYALLVFCVAVGTLADASRMRDTGLFVFVFCAGVVVLAVGLHFALAALFRIDADTALITSTATIFGPPFIGPVARALRNRELMVSGLTTGIMGYAVGTYLGLAVAWLLRP
- the omp85 gene encoding Omp85 family outer membrane protein, translated to MHPTRTTWAVVLSAALAAAPAWAEEAPPQALEAPGPEPIPAPPPAPAPRTGWGVQGLPLVNFNSDEGFGYGARLMVVDSGDGTQKPYRLAFIAQFFQTTNGVGMHRLIVDAPGFLSSPWRLTTDVSLLNDRFSPYYGLGSAAGYEPAFAACEDRGALKSDPNACPGNPDFRGLRYYTFEQRSLPSVMLNVRRPLSGPWQVALGYRFRLTTVQTRYNAEDLGQARDSRLVEDARAGLLTGLNGDSDAPASFRTAEVTAGLLLDLRDNEPAPVRGMFHELALRGATGVTGSAFSYWGATANLRFYHPVFDDRLVAALRLFVDVMGGDVPFVLLSAFSGVEWREGWGGIGGVYTARGILKNRLQGQVKTLANGELRWKFLSVAPGNQRLDFTLVAFLDAGQAWTDLRFLDGGSPRYAGGGGLRIAWEDNFILRLDYGVSPSDGTSGFYLDFNHLF
- a CDS encoding TlpA family protein disulfide reductase codes for the protein MTEQRNADTEGRPEQVGEGSAPGPARHGWSKGLLVVTALLGMAGLGYLGVQEAMRARLASDGTTAPSVPMQTYDGKKLSLADLRGKVVMLDFWATWCPPCQAEMPSLIKLAKEYESKGLVFVAASRDEMPDAPLFVEEFVVSRMPDLAPYVVYAPDEMAAAFQVTALPTLYFLDREGRVVDAQRGALSESALRARIERALGQ